Part of the Nostoc sp. ATCC 53789 genome, TCACCGAGGCGTTCATATTCATCCAGACAGAGGAGAAATTGCTTACCAGAGTTGCTGCGTTCTATTTCTGCTAACCAAGTTTGCAGCGCGGGAAATGGATCTTCAGCTAGTTTCTTGGCATCTGGATAAGGTAACTTTACTGTGCGGGGTAATCGCCGTGCAGCTTCGATAATTTGTTGAGCTAAATTTTCAGCCAATCCTTTTAAGGTTGTGGCTGATGCTGCTCCTTGTAAATCTACCAGCAAAGGTACAATATTTGCTCCTATTCTGTAAGGTAGATACTTCAGCGCTGAGGTTTTCCCTGTCCTCCGCCCTCCGTAGAGTAACAACACTGGCGGTTGCTCAGAAAGCGCCAACGATTCGATTTCCTCAAATATGTCCTTTCGCCCTTTGAAACGATTCTTCGCTGTTTCGGGGTCTAGCGAGTTACCAGCAATATAAACTTGGCGAATTTCTTTTGATTGCTGTGCCTGTTCGTTTAAAGTGCGCTGCGCCGTCTCTAGTATAGTTAGCCAGCTTTGTGAAGTGTTGCCAAAAGAGACAGCAACGCGAGCATCTTTAGTCAAAGCTAGACTTTGCCCCAGTTGGCGTAATGCAGTGATGGGAATATTGAGTAACTCATATTTACGAAAAGGTGAAGTTGCTTCCTCTGATGCCCGTACATTCTGGCTGATTTCCAAAAATTGGGGCAGTACAGCGCCAAGTTCCTTTGGTGGTGGTGAAGGAATCCACGCTAGTTGGTTGGCAATTTCTACAATATCGCTCAACCTCTGACAACGATTGAGAATATCTCCAGCAATACCAGAAATTGCCTGTGCTGCAACTTTTTGCTGGTTGGTGGAAGAGATTAGATAATTCATAGTCTCACGGGCAGCGATTGGGTTCTTTCGATAAGCCTCCACAATCATCACATCCATGAAAGGCAGAGGCAAAATAATCAATTCATCAAAGCGTGGGGGCAGATATCGCAAACAATTTACCCGCTTCCCATTGCGAGACAACAAGAACAGGGTGAGTATCCATAGTAATTCTGGCAACCAGAAGTAAACCCGCAACACACCCAAAATCCATGCCACGCCTCCTGCCACACTTCCCACCACGCCGAACGCCACGCCTCCCGCCACGCCGAACGCCACGCCTCGCATCACGTTTACCCCCACGCCTCGCACCACGCCTATCGCCACGCCAAACGCCACGCCGAACGCCACGCTTCCCACCACGCCTATCGCCATGCCTATCGCCACGCCGAACGTCACGCCTATCGTCACGCCTATCGTCACGCCGAACGCCACGCCGAACGTCACACCGAACGCCACGCCGAACGCTACGCCGAAAACCACGTTTGATAAAAATTGATATGCCAAAAACATGCTAAGGACAGCAATAAGGAAAATAACTAGCCTATTTTTATTACCGCCACGGTCTACAACCCTTCCTATAAACCAGCCTGCCAAAAAAACACAGCTTATAAGCCAGTTAAATGATTCACCACTAACCAAAGTGTAAATTGGTGCCACCAGCAACATGGCAAACATTGGAACTACAGCAGTTAGCCACCAAACTTGCCTAGCATAGCGACGCAGGCGGGGGTTAGTACGAAACTCAGCCCGTTTATTAAAGGGGTTATCTCTCGGCTTCAGTTCTGGATGAATATCACGCAGCCAACGTTCAAAAGTAAAAGGCTTAAAGTAAATCCAATACAACAGGCGCACGCATTCAGCGACATAATTCCAAAAGCCTGATGTTGGAGACGCGTTACTCATTGCTACTTTATCCCCAGCTTGTCACGCACAAAATCCCAAACTTCATTCCAGTGCAGCACACCCACCAAAACCAAAACGAGCAAAAGCAGAATTACCATCCCGATAATCCAGTTGCTCACATCATCAACAGCCCCACCAATGAACTTGGCTATTCTACCCAGACGTACTGGTAAATCCCAAACTAGCCAATGCAGCCATAATTGCCATCCCTGTCCCTTTGCTTTGGATTTAGGATCTGCAAGCTGTTGTTCAAACTGCTGTTTCGCCCACTTGATTGCTTTGCCTTGTTGACGTGCTTCCCACAAATAGGAACCAGCCAATTGCAACTTGTAAGGATGACGACTACCCCATTGCTGGGCATGACTCTGTTCATCTACACTCAAAGCTGCACCATTAGTAGAGCGAGTTGGTAAGCGCGACAGTTCAATAGCCTCATCTGTAGTTAGTTCATTCAAAGAAATAGTGTGACCAATATTGAAAAAACTAGAGACAAACCGATGCTCGTTAGCATAAACATCCAGTTGTTTACGCGAAGCCACCACTAGCATCAAGGCGTTGCTATCCATCAGCGATCGCAAATTGTCATAAAATCCATTATCAAATTTATCGGGATATTTCAAAAGGCTTTCAAAATCATCCAGACAGAGAACAGGTAACTTTCCTTGCTGTTTCCATTGCTTAACCGCATCTGAAAAAGCTTGACGATTAAGCGGTTTAGTCTTCCAACAATTTTGCAGACTGCGTTGTTGCCATCCCTGAACGTGACTCAGTAAACCTTCAGCTACAGCCTCATAGAAACCCGTTTCAGTTTGGCAATCTACACCCCGTAACGGTAGGTAAATTACCACATAATTATTGCTGTTGTTTAATACTCGCTGCTGCCAAGTCAGAACGAAATAATGCAGCAACGAAGATTTACCAATGTGCTTGTCACCAACTATATTAATACTTGTAGGCTGATCGCCCTTCATCCGAGATGCGATCGCGTGTAATTCATCTTTACGACCGACAAACAGCCTGGGATCTTCAATCATCCCCGCAGCCACAAAAGGATTAGAAGGCGGCGCTCCAGAAGTCATGTAAAGCGTTATCCTAGTTTCAGCAATTTAAGTGCAATCACCTAAAACAATAGCACTAGCCCCATAATCTCTTTGCAGATCGCAAAGACGCGATAAATCCCGCTATCTACGAAAGACCGATTTGTAGAGACGGCGATTCATAGCGTCTCTTGCCTTAAACGTGGCATCTAATAAAAATATTTATTTGGCAAATCACCCAATATTTACTGCTACAAGTGCAAAACATACCCTTGATGCGATCGCCAGTTTCCTAAACTAGATTAACAGCACAATCCCTTTAATACCTTTGCCAAATACTCATACTGCTCTAAAGTATTGTAAATCTGCGCCGAAATCCTTACCAACAGCCGAGGTTGTTCTTGCCACGGCATCACCTGCACTTGAATACCAAACTTATCAAACAACTCATCGTGTACAGACATGAAATCGCGGTTTTCCAAAGTCGTAGGCATTGGCACAACTGCCATTGAACCAATCATCTCCTTTGGACAAGGCGGCTGCACTTCTAACGCTTCACAAAGTAGCCGTCTTCCCTGCAACACTAGCTGATGATTTTGCTGTCTCAATTCTGTCCACCCACCAGGTAGCAATGAACCCATAAAAGCGATCGCTTCCGGTACACACATATAAGCTGTAGGATCGTCTGTACCTGTCCAGTCAAATTCCAACTGAAAGCGGCTTTTATCAGTGCGTGGCGAGTTTGTTCCGTGGCTAATTGTCAGAGGACGAATTTCTGACTGTTTATCTCGCCGCACATACAAAAATGCTGCCCCTTTGGGCGCACACAGCCATTTATGACAATTCCCCGTGTAATAAGTTGCCCCAATCTCCCGCAAATCGAGGGGAATCATTCCAGGCGCATGGGCCCCATCTACCAATGTATCTACACCCCGTTGTTGCAACTCCTTCACCAACTCTTGAATCGGGAAGATTAACCCTGTCTGGCTGGTAATATGATCCAAAAGTGCTAATCGGGTTTTTGCTGAAACTCGCTCAATTACTGCTGCGATTACTTGCTGTGGCGAGTCAATCGGGAAAGGGATTTTTGCCACTACCACCCGCGCACCAGTGCGACTGGCAATAAAATCAAGTGCGTTGCGGCAAGCATTATATTCGTGGTTGGTTGTAAGTATTTCGTCCTCTGGTGAAAACGTCAGCGACCTTAACACCGAATTAACGCCAGTCGTCGCATTGGGGACAAATACCAAATCCTGCACATCAGCATCCACAAACGCCGCCAGCTTACTTCTGGCATCATCTAGCAGAGGTTCCCACTCCCTACCAAAAAAGCGTAAGGGTTCATGTTCTAACTGCGATCGCAATCTTTGTTGAAACTCCAGCACTTGTTTAGGGCAAGCACCAAAAGACCCATGATTCAGAAAAGTCACAGCCGAGTCAAGCGACCATAAGTCTGTGATGGATAATCTAGAATCCAAAATTTAAAATCCAAAATTGATAAACTCCCCAGGCTGGATTCGAACCAGCGACCAATCGATTAACAGTCGATCGCTCTACCACTGAGCTACTGAGGACCACTCACGATTTATAATAGTAGGGCTAAAAATAAGATTTGGCAAGTACTTTCGCCAATATTTTTTTTAGATGCTTAATTTAGATAATTTTTGAAGCCAAAATCCATTCAGGAACTTAAGCAGAGACTCTTAGATACTAGATTATCTACTGTAATCCCATTCGTAATTCAGCCAGACGCTGCCGTGCTTTAGCATCAATAGCATTAGCTAAAAATCTACTCTTCGATTGCTTGCGCGTATGATATTTTTGTCGCATCCGGCAGACAGTAGCTTCCACTTCCCCACAAAGTTGTTGCGCCGACAACCATTCAGCCCCATACCCCTGTATCATCAACTGCTGCGCCCGATCTGATGTAGCAACAATTACACGAGAAATTAAAGATTGGGCTATTTGGTGACGAAAAGAAGCACAGGATTTTTCAATGTAAGTATCTGCCGTCTGCCCAAAATCAGTGTAATAAACTGATAAAAGCTCAGTAATTATTTCTTTATTGCTAGAAGAATTCTGATATTGGGCATCAAAAACAATCTGAGTTGTATAACCTTGAAACGCACTATAACCAGTCATTGCTTCCACAAGTTCGCCCCGTGCGGCCTCTAATCCAACGCTATCACGCGTTTTTTTAAGGCAAGGCCAAGCGCCTATTATATTGTAGCCGTCCACTAACAAAACGGCTTGGAGTAAGGAACGGGGCATGGTTTTTAATCACAATTTTCTAGAGTTAACAAAATTCATTCATAAGTTTTATAATAATTGATGCATTGTCTGTAACACTATGCTACACAGAATAAAAAATACGGCAACCTCACAAAACTACAACCTAAGATAGACGCACCAACTTAAAACGCGCCTTTATTTAAAAGGCGCGTTACAGTTCTTTCTTAGTAGTATTCAGGAGTGCTAAGTACAATTCATTGTACTTATTCACTCATTACTCATTACTCAGCACTCATTACTCAGCACTCAATTAAGAGGCTTCGCTGTGTACCTCCATCAGACGTTGTTTAAGGCGTTGGGCTTCACCTTTATCTACCAGAGAGCCTTTTTCTAACAAAAAAGCGCCGTCACAGTAATTTAACTCGTCTAATCGATGTGTTACCCACAAGGCTGTTATCCCTCGACTTTTGACAAGCCGACGGACACTAGCAACTAAATCTAACTGGCTATCTGGATCTAGTAAGGCAGTGGGTTCATCTAATAATAAGACTTCACAGCGACGGGCGATCGCACCTGCGATCGCCACTCGTTGTTTCTGTCCGCCAGAGAGTGCATAAATAGGTCGTCGTTGGAGGGTAAGCAAATTCACCGCTCCCAGCGCCTCCTCAACCCTGGCTCTAGTGGCAGCAGGTGGCAACTTTTCTTCCACCAATCCAAAAGCCACATCAGCACCAACCGTTGGCATCACTAGTTGATGGTCTGGATTTTGGAAAACAAAGCCAACGGGGTGCAAAACCCGAATTTCCCCAGATTCAGGAGCCAATAACCCTGCCAGCAGTCTAAGTAACGTTGATTTTCCACTGCCATTTGTACCCAAGAGCATCCAAAACTCACCCTTGGGTACTTCTAAAGAGCAAGATTTGATAACTTTCTCTCCATTTGGCCAACTGAAATTTAAATCCTTGACCTCAATGCCCACTTGAGCCATTTGTCAACCTTGGTTACTCAGCAGCTACAGCGAAAAATCCAGGTGGTCTGCCACCACCAGGGGTTGTACCATCTTTCTGAACAATCTGCACCCCAGAAATTTCACTAGCGCGGACAGCAATTTTTTTCTCTGTCTTGCCCTCACACTTGAGTTCCACAATGTCAGGATTCCCAGAACGGATTGCTGCCAAAATTAGCTGATAGACAGCCTCAGCATCCTCTGCTGACTTACGTTGTACCGAGATAGGGAAAGCAGTGTTTCTGATGCTTAAATCGATGGTAAACATTTAGCAATAATCAAATTTAACTGTGGACTCATTTTAGCGTCAGCTGACTGATTCTAGGGAAATGGGTATTTGGAAGAGGCAGAGGGGCAGGGCGCAAGGGGGAGAATTCAAATTACCTCTTTCCTCTCTGCTCACCTGCTTTATCTACCTCATCTGGATAAAAAATTAAATTTTATTACAAAACCCCTAGAAAAATTAGCGATTTACACCTAATATGATTAAAGGTGTGTAAAAAATTGTAAACTTGGTTAACAACCCGGTTAACTTTCTGCTTATAGAAGGCTTTTATTTAGCCATCTATAATACAGATACAACCTGTACTTATAAACATTTGGAGATTTGCTCTAATGACCATCGCAGTTGGACGTGCGCCCAGTAGAGGGTGGTTTGACGTTCTAGACGACTGGCTCAAGCGCGATCGCTTTGTATTCGTAGGTTGGTCAGGGATACTGTTATTCCCCTGCGCCTTCCTAGCACTAGGCGGTTGGCTGACCGGCACCACCTTCGTCACCTCTTGGTATACCCACGGATTAGCCTCCTCCTACCTAGAAGGTGCTAACTTCCTAACAGTGGCAGTATCCACCCCAGCCGACAGCATGGGACATTCCCTATTGCTGTTGTGGGGCCCAGAAGCCCAAGGCGACCTCACCCGTTGGTTCCAACTGGGTGGCTTGTGGCCATTCGTTGCCCTACACGGAGCCTTTGGTTTGATTGGCTTCATGTTACGGCAATTTGAAATTGCGCGTCTAGTAGGAATCCGTCCTTATAACGCCCTCGCCTTCTCAGCTCCCATTGCAGTATTCGTCAGTGTATTCCTGATGTACCCCTTGGGACAATCAAGCTGGTTCTTTGCACCCAGCTTTGGCGTAGCGGCAATTTTCCGATTCCTGCTATTCTTGCAAGGCTTCCACAACTGGACACTCAACCCCTTCCACATGATGGGTGTTGCTGGTGTATTGGGTGGTGCATTATTGTGCGCCATTCACGGAGCCACGGTAGAAAATACCTTGTTTGAAGACGGAGATGGTGCTAACACCTTCCGCGCCTTCAATCCCACCCAGTCTGAAGAAACCTATTCAATGGTGACAGCAAACCGTTTCTGGTCACAGATTTTCGGGATTGCTTTCTCAAACAAACGCTGGTTGCACTTCTTTATGTTGTTCGTGCCAGTCACAGGTTTGTGGATGAGTGCCGTCGGCATCGTCGGTTTAGCACTCAACCTGCGGGCTTATGATTTCGTCTCCCAAGAATTACGGGCGGCGGAAGACCCTGAGTTTGAAACCTTCTATACCAAAAACATTTTGCTGAACGAGGGTATCCGCGCTTGGATGGCTCCTCAAGATCAACCCCACGAACAGTTTGTATTCCCTGAGGAAGTTCTACCTCGCGGTAATGCTCTGTAGTATTAAAAGCTGATCATGACTTGAATCAGTTTTATGGTTGCCGAAAATTGACATCAGCCAGATTAAATAATCTCCTTGGCATAAGCTAATAAAGTGTCAATATTCCCCATTCTCCAGTCATCTCCCGCCTTTTGGTGGGAGATTTTTTTATATATAGCTAATATCTCTAAATTTATGTGTTATGTTAGGTGAAGGTTATGAACCCAGAGTAAATCTCTGCCCTTTTAAAACTAAGACCGCTTAGGCAATAAGGAGGTGATGCCCATGATAGAAAGTAGTAAATGCGTGGGTCATCAGGTTGCAGTTAGCCGGCTGTGTGCCGGGGCTGTTCTCTAAAAGTTAGCCTTAGTCATCTTTGAGATACTAAGTTAGCTCAAGTAGCTAGGCAAGCTCGGAGTTCCTTCCGGCAGTCTGGTTGCAACCTGAAGACCCGCTAGACCGCTCTGATTTAGATCATCCGATCCAAATCAGAGCGGATAGTTTTTTATGGGTGACTTTTTAAAACTTAGATAGCAATACACGCGATGGATAAAGCCAATGCGTTTAAGTTTTCTTAAAATTAAAAATATCTTGCATCAAACCTTTGTGTATGACCTGATGTGAGCTACAGCATTTATTTACCAAGCCTGATTTAAATATACACACACGCATTAGGCATTAGCTGATCTTCCCATAGTTTATGTGCGGAAAATTAAATGGGTCTATTTCTGTCAAATGCAAGATGTAACAAATATATAGTTAGGAATTTTTTGAGATGACACAACTACTCACGGAAACGGAAATTCAAGAGCAGGCAAAGGTTTTGTCAGGTTGGACTGTCGAAGAATCTAAGTTGTATATTACTCGCACATTCAAGGATTTTATCCAAGCAATTGAGTTCGTCAATAAACTGGTGGAACCAGCTGAGTCAGCAGGACATCATCCAGACATAGAGATTTCCTACAACAAAGTGAAGATTACACTCACAACCCATGATGCAGGCGGACTAACACAGGCAGACTTTGATGTAGCGCAGACGATTTCCCAAATTAAATAAGTGATTTCTTCTGATATCTTGCACCAGGCGACTGTAAAGTAACAGCGACAAAGACAAAACACGCATATCTGTACTCATGAGGGAAAACTAACCCGTAGCTTGATTGAGAGTAAAGGTATGCGTTTTTCTTGAAAGTTCGCGGGTTTCAAAAACCTTGATTCCTGATTTTGTTTTTTATTCCAAAAATACCAGGCAACGACCCTCCTGAAAGGCTTTGCTATGTTTGTTATGGCCGAGCCAGTGGATTTCAACTGGTGTGCAACTTCTACAGGCTAAGTGTAAGAAGTGATTTTTATCTGCAAGATGCCAAGTATAGAAGACTTTCAGCAATTTAGCCAAGTAGGAACTAAATGCCCTAAACTTTACTCCCTGCTTAGATATATAGATAGCTATGTGTGACAGTTATTAAGCCGATCGCTCCAATCTTGCCATCTAGATCAGATGTTTTATAATGTTATGATATAAAGATATGTTTTTGCATAAGTTAATCACATCAGTTTTTAACCCCAAGTTAATCGTTTATTAGCTTTGCAAAAACTAGAATTGTAGTAAGGCAATTATGCCTCATCCATAGGTTTCGATGAGATGTCGCATTTTCGAGAATTAGGTGGAACGAAACCAATTATCTAAACAAGGTGTGAGGAGTAAAGAAAAAATGTCTAATCTATTATGGAAATCCTTAGTGGTTAGCCCAGCAGTTTTGGGAGCAACGTTGTTAGTTTCGACAACAGCGATCGCGGCTCCAAACACAACCACTGAAGTATCACCAGCAAAACAAGTAGGTGTAGCTGAAGTTGCCCAACAGCCAGAATTGTTGGCTCAAACAACGATAGATCAAGTTAATCGTTACAGCAACGAAGGCAACCAAAATAACTCTCAGTCTCAAGTAACATCGGTTTCGCAATTTTCCGACGTACAACCAACTGACTGGGCATTCCAAGCATTGCAGTCCTTGGTTGAACGCTATGGTTGTATTGCAGGTTATCCGAATGCCACTTACCGTGGTAATCGTGCTTTGACCCGTTATGAATTTGCTGCTGGTTTGAACGCCTGTTTGGATCGCGTTAACGAGTTGATTGCCACAGCAACAGCTGATTTGGTGACGAAACAAGATTTAGCTACCCTACAGCGTTTACAAGAAGAATTTTCCGCAGAATTGGCAACCCTACGCGGTCGCGTAGATTCCCTAGAAGCGCGGACTGCTGAATTGGAAGCGAATCAGTTCTCCACCACTACAAAACTAGTCGGTGAAGCCATTTTTGCCGTTACTGATGTCTTTGGTGGTAACACTGGTGACAACAACAATACAGTCTTCCAAGATCGTGTACGTTTAGACTTGCAAACCAGCTTCACTGGTAGAGACATTTTACATACTCGTCTCGCAGCAGGGAATGCA contains:
- a CDS encoding ATP-binding protein; the protein is MSNASPTSGFWNYVAECVRLLYWIYFKPFTFERWLRDIHPELKPRDNPFNKRAEFRTNPRLRRYARQVWWLTAVVPMFAMLLVAPIYTLVSGESFNWLISCVFLAGWFIGRVVDRGGNKNRLVIFLIAVLSMFLAYQFLSNVVFGVAFGVAFGVTFGVAFGVTIGVTIGVTFGVAIGMAIGVVGSVAFGVAFGVAIGVVRGVGVNVMRGVAFGVAGGVAFGVVGSVAGGVAWILGVLRVYFWLPELLWILTLFLLSRNGKRVNCLRYLPPRFDELIILPLPFMDVMIVEAYRKNPIAARETMNYLISSTNQQKVAAQAISGIAGDILNRCQRLSDIVEIANQLAWIPSPPPKELGAVLPQFLEISQNVRASEEATSPFRKYELLNIPITALRQLGQSLALTKDARVAVSFGNTSQSWLTILETAQRTLNEQAQQSKEIRQVYIAGNSLDPETAKNRFKGRKDIFEEIESLALSEQPPVLLLYGGRRTGKTSALKYLPYRIGANIVPLLVDLQGAASATTLKGLAENLAQQIIEAARRLPRTVKLPYPDAKKLAEDPFPALQTWLAEIERSNSGKQFLLCLDEYERLGEVVEATSSRAPLNFIRNLVQHQRKWILLFSGSQELSELNDYWSDYLINTRALRMTYLQELEARDLIQQPVENFSDIYELTAVDEIIRLTRCQPYLVQLVCYEVVELLNRDIRRNRREADTAKATAQDVQEVIPVVLERGDQYFRELWKSLADSDRSLLRRIIHGETPTQQDKGVVRKLTRKEILTPEGNAFQVPLVQKYIEQLLEEE
- a CDS encoding AAA family ATPase; this encodes MTSGAPPSNPFVAAGMIEDPRLFVGRKDELHAIASRMKGDQPTSINIVGDKHIGKSSLLHYFVLTWQQRVLNNSNNYVVIYLPLRGVDCQTETGFYEAVAEGLLSHVQGWQQRSLQNCWKTKPLNRQAFSDAVKQWKQQGKLPVLCLDDFESLLKYPDKFDNGFYDNLRSLMDSNALMLVVASRKQLDVYANEHRFVSSFFNIGHTISLNELTTDEAIELSRLPTRSTNGAALSVDEQSHAQQWGSRHPYKLQLAGSYLWEARQQGKAIKWAKQQFEQQLADPKSKAKGQGWQLWLHWLVWDLPVRLGRIAKFIGGAVDDVSNWIIGMVILLLLVLVLVGVLHWNEVWDFVRDKLGIK
- a CDS encoding aminotransferase class V-fold PLP-dependent enzyme, translating into MDSRLSITDLWSLDSAVTFLNHGSFGACPKQVLEFQQRLRSQLEHEPLRFFGREWEPLLDDARSKLAAFVDADVQDLVFVPNATTGVNSVLRSLTFSPEDEILTTNHEYNACRNALDFIASRTGARVVVAKIPFPIDSPQQVIAAVIERVSAKTRLALLDHITSQTGLIFPIQELVKELQQRGVDTLVDGAHAPGMIPLDLREIGATYYTGNCHKWLCAPKGAAFLYVRRDKQSEIRPLTISHGTNSPRTDKSRFQLEFDWTGTDDPTAYMCVPEAIAFMGSLLPGGWTELRQQNHQLVLQGRRLLCEALEVQPPCPKEMIGSMAVVPMPTTLENRDFMSVHDELFDKFGIQVQVMPWQEQPRLLVRISAQIYNTLEQYEYLAKVLKGLCC
- a CDS encoding NYN domain-containing protein; translation: MPRSLLQAVLLVDGYNIIGAWPCLKKTRDSVGLEAARGELVEAMTGYSAFQGYTTQIVFDAQYQNSSSNKEIITELLSVYYTDFGQTADTYIEKSCASFRHQIAQSLISRVIVATSDRAQQLMIQGYGAEWLSAQQLCGEVEATVCRMRQKYHTRKQSKSRFLANAIDAKARQRLAELRMGLQ
- a CDS encoding energy-coupling factor ABC transporter ATP-binding protein → MAQVGIEVKDLNFSWPNGEKVIKSCSLEVPKGEFWMLLGTNGSGKSTLLRLLAGLLAPESGEIRVLHPVGFVFQNPDHQLVMPTVGADVAFGLVEEKLPPAATRARVEEALGAVNLLTLQRRPIYALSGGQKQRVAIAGAIARRCEVLLLDEPTALLDPDSQLDLVASVRRLVKSRGITALWVTHRLDELNYCDGAFLLEKGSLVDKGEAQRLKQRLMEVHSEAS
- the psbD gene encoding photosystem II D2 protein (photosystem q(a) protein) — encoded protein: MTIAVGRAPSRGWFDVLDDWLKRDRFVFVGWSGILLFPCAFLALGGWLTGTTFVTSWYTHGLASSYLEGANFLTVAVSTPADSMGHSLLLLWGPEAQGDLTRWFQLGGLWPFVALHGAFGLIGFMLRQFEIARLVGIRPYNALAFSAPIAVFVSVFLMYPLGQSSWFFAPSFGVAAIFRFLLFLQGFHNWTLNPFHMMGVAGVLGGALLCAIHGATVENTLFEDGDGANTFRAFNPTQSEETYSMVTANRFWSQIFGIAFSNKRWLHFFMLFVPVTGLWMSAVGIVGLALNLRAYDFVSQELRAAEDPEFETFYTKNILLNEGIRAWMAPQDQPHEQFVFPEEVLPRGNAL
- a CDS encoding 4a-hydroxytetrahydrobiopterin dehydratase, producing MTQLLTETEIQEQAKVLSGWTVEESKLYITRTFKDFIQAIEFVNKLVEPAESAGHHPDIEISYNKVKITLTTHDAGGLTQADFDVAQTISQIK